The genomic region AACGCCATAATTGGAAAATCTACTACCGCACTTGCAGAGGAAAGGGATGAAACTGTAGAGAAAATCTTTTTGCAAATAGGTAAGGTTTATTGGGTTCCAGAGGAATTGATGGACGCATGGACTGCTTTAATAGGCAGTGGTCCCGCATTTATAGCTGAAATAATTGATGCGCTTTCTTTAGGAGCAGTTGAATGCGGAATGCCAAGAGATCTTTCTTATAACGCTATTCTAGATATGATAGAAGGTACTGTAGAACTCTTAAGGAAATGTAAGCATCCTGCCTTATTAAGGGATCAAGTTACTACTCCCGCAGGTACAACAATAAGAGGACTTATGACAATGGAGAGTGAGGGAATAAAATCCGCTTTGATAAAAACGATTGAAGCTGCGTATAAAAGGTCTGCAGAAATTGGAGACCAAATTGATAGAAAATTAAGGAGTTAATATTTTATGTTTATGAAATTGAAATGAATTATTAATCTGTTAAGAGGAAGATAATGTGATTATTTTAATAGTTTGGCATAGATATTAATTTCGATTTCTACTTCAGAAATACAATACTTAATATAATCCTTGTGACCTCATCCATTCAATAAATTCTTCTT from Acidianus ambivalens harbors:
- the proC gene encoding pyrroline-5-carboxylate reductase, producing MRIAIIGAGKIGFTILSALNKMSNVELIATGRSNSTLEKIKSIGVEATTDNNYAVSSSDYIILSVKPQHFPSVLKSVKSWEGKKVVSVMAGIRISTLSSLLKGSKVYRAMPNINAIIGKSTTALAEERDETVEKIFLQIGKVYWVPEELMDAWTALIGSGPAFIAEIIDALSLGAVECGMPRDLSYNAILDMIEGTVELLRKCKHPALLRDQVTTPAGTTIRGLMTMESEGIKSALIKTIEAAYKRSAEIGDQIDRKLRS